TGGCAGCTTTTGCCATGAAACCTCCGAAGGGCGCGGTAATTATGTTTGCGAGGGCAATGGCGCCATTTGTGCCATCAAAATTAATCCTGCTCCAATCAATACCCAGACTGTACTGATCATCCAGAGCAACTTCATAAATCCGCACCTCGATCTCTACCTGTCGGTATAGGGCCTCGTGAACGCTTTTGAGAAAATCGTCAATTTCATCGACCCGTTTATACCGATCAGATATCTGAATAGTTCCTGAGAGACGATTGACCACGAGTCGTCCCTCTTCGGACATCAGAGTCTTAATTTGCATTTCCAATTCTTCCCAGAATTTTATTTCGTCCTCCTGGTTCACCGTGATTTGTCCGGTGTCCTGGGATGCGCCGCCTCCGCTCCCCCCGCTGGAACCGGAGCTGAGCTGCGCGCGGTTTTGTCCTGTTCCACTCCGAACGAGACGGATGTAATCGACGTTCAATGTTTTCGTTTTGAATTGCCTGACCTGAATCAGGTTCTGGTGGTGTTCCCAGTAATAACCATGGGCCTCCAAAATGGCTGACATCGCCTGTTCCAGGGGCAGATGATGAAAATCAACGGTAATGGTGCCGGTGATTTCTGGTCCGGCCACAATATTTAAATGGTTGCTCCGAGCAAACAATGCCAACGCGTCAATGACAGGCAGATCTTGTGCGCGAAACGAATACAAGGGCCCCATGGAAGGGGCAGGTGGCGGTGTCGGAGGCTTGGGGAGATCGCTGGTGAGCAACATGCGATCCTCCAGGGAAAATGTCGCCTGAGGGTTGTTCACGGATGATGCCGCCACATCTGAGCTCAGGGAAAGTCTTTGTGAAGTCTGTGTGGTGGTGGCATCTGAGATTGACCGGTCTGCATCTGGATTGGCGATGGTGCATCCCCACAGACTGAGCATGCCCAAAAGAGCCAGACTTTGAAAAACTCGTACGCCATATGTGAAGGATGCTCCGTTGGACGGGCGAGTGGATATAATGAACGTCTGAGGATTCACTATGGTGTTGTGGCGCATGTCGTCTTTCATGGAGTGATGAGGAAAGTTATGACGTCGTTTTTTTGGAAAATGTTATCCATTGGTTTTTGCCCTGATGTTTGAGCCATACCCCTTTGGGCTGAATGGACAGGACCTGATATCCGTTAATCATTTCTCCTTCATACACGACGGTCCGGTTGATCACGGCACTCCGATGTTCGCCTTCGACGGCAATGGCTTTAAGG
Above is a window of Candidatus Nitrospira neomarina DNA encoding:
- a CDS encoding type II secretion system protein GspD, coding for MRHNTIVNPQTFIISTRPSNGASFTYGVRVFQSLALLGMLSLWGCTIANPDADRSISDATTTQTSQRLSLSSDVAASSVNNPQATFSLEDRMLLTSDLPKPPTPPPAPSMGPLYSFRAQDLPVIDALALFARSNHLNIVAGPEITGTITVDFHHLPLEQAMSAILEAHGYYWEHHQNLIQVRQFKTKTLNVDYIRLVRSGTGQNRAQLSSGSSGGSGGGASQDTGQITVNQEDEIKFWEELEMQIKTLMSEEGRLVVNRLSGTIQISDRYKRVDEIDDFLKSVHEALYRQVEIEVRIYEVALDDQYSLGIDWSRINFDGTNGAIALANIITAPFGGFMAKAATTTISFEDGSFDGVLTALEEQGEIRVISQPRVVTMNNQPALIKVATDEPFFSSTVAQGTAGSGNIVTEQVRSVTVGLVLSVTPQISEDGWIMLDVTPILSRLREIRESPGAKRGEGGATAPVLDVKQSSGLVRLKDGEMVIIGGLIQEESSETERKVPLLGDIPYLGRLFKGTYTAKKKSELVIFLSPKIIRAS